The uncultured Methanoregula sp. genomic sequence GCGGGCTTTCCCTGAGGAGCTGCTCGTGAGCTCCCGAGGCGGCTATCTTTCCATCCTCGAGAAGGATGATCCGGTCAGCGGCGATCACGGTACTGATCCGCTGCGCAACGAGGAACTTGGTAACGCCCGCGAACCGGTGGTTGATCCGGTCCTGGATGCGTGCCTCGGTGGCAACGTCGCAGGCGCTCGTGCTGTCGTCGAGGATAAGGATCTTCGGTTTTGCGGCAAGAGTCCGGGCAATGGCGAGGCGCTGCCGCTGCCCGCCGGAGAAGTTTGCCCCGTGGCGGGCCACCGCATCCTCGTAACCCCGGGGGATATTCGCGATGAACCCCGCGGCATCGGCATCCGTTGCAGAGGCGTTCAGGTTCTCGTTTGAATCATCGTCGGCTGAGAAGAGCAGGTTCTCGCGGATGGTCCCAAAGAAGAGGTTCGGCTGCTGGAGGCAGGTGGCGACCATGCTCCGGAGTTCATCCTGGGGCATTGCCCGGATATCCGTTCCGTCGATGGTAATGTTCCCTTCCGTAACATCATAAAACCGGGGAATGAGGTTGACAAGGGTTGATTTCCCGGAACCGGTTGCCCCGAGAAAGCCCACGGTCTCTCCCGGTTCAGCGACAAAACTGATGTCGCGTAAGACGAGCGGGCCGGGCGTGTTGTCCGGGTTGCGGTACCCGAACGAGACATGATCGAAGACAACCCGCCCCTTTACCGATGCGGGATCGGGCGTGGCCGGGGTTTCGGGATCCTGCACGTCTGACGGTGTGTCCAGGATCTCGAAGAGCCGTACAAGCGATGGCCGGGCAGCGGAGATGGCGGGGAGGACGGTCCCGAGGATCATGAACGGCATGATCAGGAGGAAGAGGTACTGGACCGATGCGATCACCTCGCCGACAGAGAACCCTGATCCCACAAGGACGCTCCTTCCTCCGATAAAGAAGATAGCGGCAAGGGCCAGGTTGACCACAAACAGCATGGTCGGGATCAGGATGGCGATGCTGGTCTGGGCCCGGAGGGATGCAGTCCGGACTGATCCTGCAACTTTCGCGAACCGCTGGTTTTCGAGTTTCTGGCGGACGAATGCCTTGACCACCCGGATGCCGGCCATATTCTCCTGCAGGGCCCCGCCCATCTGGTCATACTCCTTCTGCCGTGTTGCAAAGACCGGGAGTACAAACCAGAGGTACACGGTCAGGAGGACAGTGAATACGATGACGAGGAGCACCATCAGCCCGAGGAGAGCGGGGGACCGGATCGCGACAAGGAGGACCGTGATGATGAGCATGACCGGGACAAGCGCGAGGTTGAGGATGCCCTGCTGGATGGCGATCTTGACATTCTGGACATCGTTGGTCAGCCGCATGAGGAGATCGCTCGGGCGCATCCGGTCCA encodes the following:
- a CDS encoding ABC transporter ATP-binding protein, encoding MNTLHRLFGIWGEYKKWLGLSILLTIGAAICTLMVPALSQSLINEGIAGNDLGRVIHYGGYMLILTLIAAILQVANTLIAVKFSEWTAHYLRTMAYDQIQKLSFGNLDRMRPSDLLMRLTNDVQNVKIAIQQGILNLALVPVMLIITVLLVAIRSPALLGLMVLLVIVFTVLLTVYLWFVLPVFATRQKEYDQMGGALQENMAGIRVVKAFVRQKLENQRFAKVAGSVRTASLRAQTSIAILIPTMLFVVNLALAAIFFIGGRSVLVGSGFSVGEVIASVQYLFLLIMPFMILGTVLPAISAARPSLVRLFEILDTPSDVQDPETPATPDPASVKGRVVFDHVSFGYRNPDNTPGPLVLRDISFVAEPGETVGFLGATGSGKSTLVNLIPRFYDVTEGNITIDGTDIRAMPQDELRSMVATCLQQPNLFFGTIRENLLFSADDDSNENLNASATDADAAGFIANIPRGYEDAVARHGANFSGGQRQRLAIARTLAAKPKILILDDSTSACDVATEARIQDRINHRFAGVTKFLVAQRISTVIAADRIILLEDGKIAASGAHEQLLRESPQYREIYDSQLGRGILGGDAS